Part of the Longimicrobium sp. genome, GATCGCCTGGCGCGCGTGGTCGTATCCCGCCTCTACGATCTCGTCCAGGCGGGGGAAGTCCATCATCCCGAACCGCTCGATCGGCGGCCGGAAAGCGAAGTCGGCGTCCAGCAGGGTGACGCGCTGGCGGTAGGTGGCGTGCAGGACGGTGGCCCGCATCGCCACTTCGAGGAGTGAGGGGAAGCGCACGGGCGCCCCGCCCATGAAGCGCGCCCGCAGCACCTCCCACGCGCTGGGCACGCGCTCGCAGGTGAACCCTTCGTCGGACTCGATGGACACCTCGGCGGCGAAGACGGTGCCGCACCCCAGCTGCCGCGCCACGTCCACGGGGACGTTGTTCACCAGCCCGCCGTCCACCAGCAGGTGGTTGCCGTGCAGCACGGGCACGGCGAAGGCGGGGAGTGAGCTGCTGGCCAGCACCACGCGCCGCACCAATCCCTCGCGGTGCACCACCATCTCGGCCGCCGTCAGGTCGCTGGAGACGCAGAAGAACGGCGTCCACAGGTCCTCCACCTCCAGGTCGCCGTGCACCTGCTTGCCGGTGATCTCGGGGAGGCGCGTGCCCACCAGCGAGAGGATGGGGAGGGTCCATCCCTTGTGCGGCGCCATCTTGAGGTAGACGTGGCGCTTGGCCTCCACGATGCGCGCCGCGTCGAACCCCTGCGCGTACTGCGCGGCCACCAGCGCGCCCATGCTGGTGCCGCCGATCAGGTCGATGGGGATGCCGGCCTCGTCCATCGCGCGCAGCATGCCGACGTGCGCCAGCCCGCGCGCCCCGCCGCCCCCCAGCACCACCCCGACCGTGCGCCCCGCGAGGAGGCGCGCCACCCGCCCGAAGTCTCCGTCGCGGTCCCAGCGCACGTGCTGGTGGCCGTCCACGCCGCGGTCCTGCAGCCAAGCGCGGGTCCTGGAAGGCGCCTTCGATCCGTCGGGGTGCACCAGGACCAGGGTGCGCGGCGCGGGGAGCCGCCCGTCGTCCGCGGCGGCGAGCGAGCGCTCCAGGTCGCCGGGCTTCGCGTCGCCGCGCGCGTCGGCGACGAGCAGGACGCGGTCGGCGCGGCGCAGGCAGCGGCGCGTCCAGGCGGTGGGGCGCTCGTCCGCCTGGTAGAGCACGAAGCGGTTGGCCGTCTCCTGTCCCTCCAGCCAGGCCAGGAGGTGCGCCACCTCGTCGCTCTCCCACGCCTGCGCGATCCCGGGCTCGGCCATGCGCGCCTCCACCTCCGCCGCGTCCAGGCGCAGGACGGAGCCGTGCGGGGCGAGCGCGCGCGCCAGCCGCTCCACGAACTCGCGGGTCGGCACGCCGGGCGTGGCGGGGAGGATGGCGACGGCGGAGACGCGCGGCGGGCCGGAGGGCGGCGGCCGGTGCAGCCGCTCCGCCAGCCGGAACGCGACCGCGCGCAGCAACCCCGGCCTGCGGGTGGAGAGCGCGTCGAACTCGGCGGGGGTGAAGCCGACCAGGACGCTGTCGCGTACCGCCTCCACGCGCTCGGGGCGCCGGTCGCTTCCGAAGAAGGCCGCCTCGCCGATGCTCTCCCCCGGCCCCGCCTCGCCCAGCACGCGCGGCAGGTCGTCGGCGCCGAAGGCAACGATGCGCACGCGGCCGCTGAGCACGAAGTACAGCTCGCCGGCGTGGGTGCCCTGCTCGAAGAGGAGCTCGCCGCGCGCGCGCTGCATCCACCCCGCGGTCGACTCCACGTCGTCCAGCA contains:
- a CDS encoding cyclic nucleotide-binding domain-containing protein encodes the protein MTRDASTLPDPIQYDALWSALGPDAAGALASAAGTVALGEGEALFGPGQPTQALYFVLEGRLRAVDRAPGAPEVTVRTFEAGEALDEMQVLAGTGGPLALVADSPVRLACVDGHHADRLVAEFPEIREARDRVRHRQLLCRLHGVFGAFDRALLDDVESTAGWMQRARGELLFEQGTHAGELYFVLSGRVRIVAFGADDLPRVLGEAGPGESIGEAAFFGSDRRPERVEAVRDSVLVGFTPAEFDALSTRRPGLLRAVAFRLAERLHRPPPSGPPRVSAVAILPATPGVPTREFVERLARALAPHGSVLRLDAAEVEARMAEPGIAQAWESDEVAHLLAWLEGQETANRFVLYQADERPTAWTRRCLRRADRVLLVADARGDAKPGDLERSLAAADDGRLPAPRTLVLVHPDGSKAPSRTRAWLQDRGVDGHQHVRWDRDGDFGRVARLLAGRTVGVVLGGGGARGLAHVGMLRAMDEAGIPIDLIGGTSMGALVAAQYAQGFDAARIVEAKRHVYLKMAPHKGWTLPILSLVGTRLPEITGKQVHGDLEVEDLWTPFFCVSSDLTAAEMVVHREGLVRRVVLASSSLPAFAVPVLHGNHLLVDGGLVNNVPVDVARQLGCGTVFAAEVSIESDEGFTCERVPSAWEVLRARFMGGAPVRFPSLLEVAMRATVLHATYRQRVTLLDADFAFRPPIERFGMMDFPRLDEIVEAGYDHARQAIAGWREAGRLDALLGSRAAPTLPSPTP